A single Pseudoalteromonas phenolica DNA region contains:
- the queA gene encoding tRNA preQ1(34) S-adenosylmethionine ribosyltransferase-isomerase QueA produces the protein MRVADFSFELPDELIARHPMADRTSSRLLTLDGNTGELGHKIFKDLIEFLNPNDLMIFNNTKVIPARMYGQKSTGGKVEVLVERVVDEHRVLAHVRSSKSPKEGATLILEGKAEATMVARHGELFELEFKGEQTVLNILDDIGHMPLPPYIDRPDTEEDKARYQTVYNEKPGAVAAPTAGLHFDEALLEKIKEKGIETQFITLHVGAGTFQPVRVDSVDEHVMHSEYIEVSQEVVDAIKKAKANGGRVIAVGTTSVRSLESAAKASEGELQPFYGDTDIFIYPGYEFQVVDAMITNFHLPESTLIMLVSAFAGQDHIINAYKTAVTEEYRFFSYGDAMFITKQDK, from the coding sequence ATGCGCGTTGCTGACTTTAGTTTTGAACTTCCTGATGAGTTAATCGCTCGTCATCCTATGGCAGATCGTACTTCGAGCCGACTACTTACTCTTGATGGTAATACAGGCGAGTTAGGTCATAAAATCTTCAAAGATCTCATTGAGTTCTTAAATCCGAACGATTTAATGATCTTCAACAATACCAAAGTGATCCCAGCTCGTATGTATGGCCAAAAAAGCACGGGTGGTAAAGTTGAAGTGTTGGTTGAACGTGTTGTAGACGAGCATCGAGTGCTTGCCCATGTTCGTTCAAGCAAGTCACCAAAAGAAGGTGCAACACTAATTTTAGAAGGCAAAGCAGAAGCGACTATGGTCGCACGTCATGGTGAGTTGTTTGAGCTTGAGTTTAAAGGTGAGCAAACAGTGTTAAACATCTTAGATGACATTGGCCACATGCCTCTACCACCTTACATTGACCGTCCAGATACGGAAGAAGATAAAGCGCGTTATCAAACCGTATACAACGAAAAGCCGGGTGCAGTGGCGGCGCCGACAGCTGGTTTGCATTTTGATGAAGCCTTGCTTGAAAAGATCAAAGAAAAAGGCATAGAAACACAGTTTATTACTTTGCATGTCGGTGCGGGCACTTTCCAACCTGTGCGTGTTGATTCAGTAGATGAGCACGTGATGCATTCTGAGTACATTGAAGTGTCTCAAGAAGTGGTTGATGCTATTAAGAAAGCTAAAGCCAATGGCGGTCGAGTGATTGCGGTAGGTACGACATCCGTTCGTTCACTGGAGTCTGCGGCGAAAGCGAGCGAAGGTGAATTACAGCCATTTTATGGCGATACAGACATTTTCATCTACCCAGGTTATGAATTTCAGGTAGTTGATGCCATGATCACTAACTTCCACTTACCAGAATCAACTTTGATCATGTTAGTGAGTGCGTTTGCGGGTCAAGATCATATTATCAATGCTTATAAAACAGCTGTAACAGAAGAATATCGTTTCTTCAGCTATGGCGATGCTATGTTTATCACCAAACAAGATAAATAA
- the tgt gene encoding tRNA guanosine(34) transglycosylase Tgt: MKFELDRTDGKARRGRLIFDRGVVETPAFMPVGTYGTVKGMTPDELKDTGAHICLGNTFHLMLRPGTEIIKQHGDLHDFMNWDKPILTDSGGFQVFSLGAMRKISEEGVMFKSPVNGEKIMLSPEKAMQVQRDLGSDIVMIFDECTPYPATEKEARDSMELSLRWAKRSKEGHGDNPSALFGIIQGGMYPELRAESQKGLEEIGFDGYALGGLSVGEPKEDMINILDHCAYKMPEDKPRYLMGVGKPEDLVEAVRRGIDMFDCVMPTRNARNGHLFISTGVIKIRNAVHKTDTGPLDPECDCHTCKNYSRAYLHHLDKCNEILGARLNTIHNLRFYQRVMEGLRNAIAEGKLDEFVEDFYAKRGLPVPPLAETE; encoded by the coding sequence ATGAAATTTGAATTAGATCGTACTGATGGCAAAGCCCGTCGCGGCCGTTTGATTTTTGACCGCGGTGTGGTCGAAACTCCTGCATTTATGCCTGTAGGTACATACGGTACTGTAAAGGGCATGACGCCAGACGAGTTAAAAGACACAGGCGCACATATCTGCTTAGGTAATACCTTTCACCTAATGCTTCGTCCTGGTACTGAAATTATCAAGCAACATGGTGACTTGCATGACTTTATGAACTGGGATAAGCCAATCTTGACTGATTCAGGCGGTTTCCAAGTATTCAGCTTAGGCGCAATGCGTAAAATTTCTGAAGAAGGCGTAATGTTTAAGTCACCAGTAAATGGTGAAAAAATCATGTTATCGCCAGAAAAAGCGATGCAAGTACAGCGAGACTTAGGTTCAGATATCGTGATGATCTTTGACGAATGTACGCCTTACCCTGCAACAGAAAAAGAAGCCCGTGATTCAATGGAGCTTTCACTACGTTGGGCAAAACGTTCGAAAGAAGGCCACGGTGATAACCCTTCTGCGTTATTCGGTATTATTCAAGGTGGTATGTACCCTGAGCTTCGTGCAGAATCACAAAAAGGCTTAGAAGAAATTGGCTTTGATGGTTATGCACTCGGTGGTTTATCAGTGGGTGAGCCAAAAGAAGACATGATCAACATCCTTGACCACTGTGCTTACAAAATGCCAGAAGACAAGCCGCGCTATCTAATGGGCGTAGGTAAACCCGAAGACTTAGTTGAAGCGGTGCGTCGTGGTATCGATATGTTTGACTGTGTAATGCCAACGCGTAATGCGCGTAATGGTCACTTGTTTATCAGTACGGGTGTTATTAAAATCCGTAACGCAGTTCACAAAACAGATACAGGCCCATTAGATCCTGAGTGTGATTGTCATACATGTAAAAACTACTCGCGTGCTTACTTACACCACTTAGATAAGTGTAATGAAATCTTAGGTGCACGTTTAAATACTATCCATAATTTACGTTTCTACCAACGTGTAATGGAAGGCCTAAGAAATGCGATTGCCGAAGGCAAACTAGACGAATTCGTAGAAGATTTTTACGCTAAACGTGGCCTTCCAGTGCCGCCATTAGCTGAAACAGAATAA
- the yajC gene encoding preprotein translocase subunit YajC, with the protein MSLFISTAHASAAAPAPAGGGMEMLIMLGVFGLVFYFLIYRPQAKRVKEHKDLMGALGKGDEVLTQGGLVGKITKVADDKDFVVIALNDQTEVTVQKSAVSAVLPKGTMKSL; encoded by the coding sequence ATGAGTTTATTTATCTCGACTGCGCATGCAAGTGCTGCAGCGCCAGCACCAGCAGGTGGTGGCATGGAAATGCTTATCATGTTAGGTGTATTTGGTTTGGTTTTTTATTTTTTAATCTACCGTCCACAAGCTAAGCGTGTAAAAGAGCACAAAGACCTAATGGGTGCACTAGGTAAAGGTGACGAAGTACTAACACAAGGTGGCTTAGTAGGTAAAATCACTAAAGTTGCTGATGACAAAGATTTTGTCGTTATTGCTTTAAATGACCAAACTGAAGTCACAGTGCAAAAATCAGCAGTATCAGCTGTGTTGCCTAAAGGCACAATGAAATCGCTGTAA
- the secD gene encoding protein translocase subunit SecD yields the protein MLNKYPMWKYLLVLAVLAIGILYATPNLYGRDPAIQVSGTKGASADLSVLDKVNETLKENNITVKSSALENDQVLVRFTNVEEQLKAQDILRDSLSDDYISAINMSPAQPDWLKDIGGNPMKLGLDLSGGVHFTMEVDMVTALDNALETMEQDFKSDLRGEKLRYRSIRRVSGAERVQVIMRNDDDKDAAERFLKQRYPLYNFVDDSSNSLAFFASLSDQKFKEIRAYAIKQNETIIRNRINQLGVAEPNVQQQGAERIIVQLPGVQDTARAKEILGATATLEFREVDENADVRSAAQGRVPPGTEVIMHKDGYPVVLKKRVILGGSHITGAQSGIDEYSRPQVSINLDSKGGAKMSAFTKRAVGKRMATVFIEYKPSGKKDENGKALPPIKVEEVINVATIQARLNNSFRITGIDNPAEAHNLSLLLRAGALVAPIQIVEERTVGPSLGQENIEAGMTAVVLGFAFVLAFMLLYYKGFGLVSNIALASNLVLIVGVMSMIPGATLTLPGIAGIVLTVGMAVDANVLIFERIREELADGRSPQQAVHQGYDSAFSTIFDANITTLIAAVILFAVGTGPIAGFAVTLAIGIITSMFTAIVGTRAVINLVIGGKRINKLSI from the coding sequence GTGTTAAACAAGTATCCAATGTGGAAGTATTTACTTGTTCTGGCTGTATTAGCGATTGGTATTTTATATGCCACACCAAACCTGTATGGCCGTGATCCGGCCATACAGGTTTCTGGTACTAAAGGTGCCAGCGCTGATCTAAGTGTGCTAGACAAAGTAAATGAGACTCTAAAAGAGAACAACATCACAGTTAAATCTTCAGCATTAGAAAACGATCAAGTATTGGTACGTTTTACGAATGTTGAAGAACAGTTAAAAGCGCAAGATATTTTGCGTGACAGCCTATCTGACGACTACATTTCTGCGATCAATATGAGCCCAGCACAACCTGATTGGTTGAAAGACATTGGCGGTAATCCAATGAAGCTAGGTCTAGATTTAAGTGGTGGTGTTCACTTCACAATGGAAGTCGACATGGTCACAGCGTTAGACAATGCGTTAGAAACCATGGAGCAAGATTTCAAGAGTGACTTACGTGGTGAAAAACTTCGTTATCGTTCTATTCGTCGTGTATCAGGTGCTGAACGTGTACAAGTGATCATGCGTAATGATGATGACAAAGATGCGGCAGAGCGCTTTTTAAAGCAGCGTTACCCACTTTACAACTTTGTTGATGATAGCAGCAACAGCTTGGCATTCTTCGCGAGTTTAAGCGATCAAAAATTCAAAGAGATCCGCGCTTACGCAATCAAGCAAAACGAAACCATCATTCGTAACCGTATCAACCAACTAGGTGTTGCAGAACCAAATGTACAACAGCAAGGTGCTGAACGTATTATTGTGCAACTACCTGGTGTTCAAGACACTGCTCGTGCGAAAGAAATTTTAGGTGCAACGGCTACGCTTGAGTTTCGTGAAGTAGATGAAAACGCGGATGTTCGCTCTGCTGCACAGGGCCGTGTTCCACCGGGCACTGAAGTGATCATGCACAAAGATGGCTACCCAGTGGTACTTAAGAAACGCGTTATTTTAGGCGGTTCTCATATTACAGGTGCGCAATCGGGGATCGATGAATATTCACGTCCTCAAGTGAGCATTAACCTTGATAGCAAAGGTGGCGCTAAAATGAGTGCCTTTACTAAGCGTGCAGTAGGTAAGCGTATGGCGACCGTATTCATTGAATACAAGCCATCAGGTAAGAAAGACGAAAATGGGAAAGCGCTTCCACCAATTAAGGTTGAAGAAGTGATTAACGTTGCAACCATTCAAGCTCGTCTAAACAACTCATTCCGTATCACAGGTATTGATAACCCAGCTGAAGCCCACAACCTTAGCCTATTACTTCGTGCAGGTGCCTTAGTTGCGCCAATTCAAATTGTTGAAGAGCGTACAGTAGGTCCAAGCCTAGGTCAGGAAAACATCGAAGCGGGTATGACAGCTGTGGTACTTGGTTTTGCATTTGTACTGGCATTTATGTTGTTGTACTACAAAGGCTTTGGTCTGGTATCTAACATTGCACTTGCTTCTAACCTAGTACTTATTGTTGGTGTTATGTCGATGATCCCAGGTGCCACTCTGACATTACCAGGTATTGCCGGTATCGTACTAACGGTAGGTATGGCGGTAGATGCGAACGTACTTATCTTTGAGCGTATTCGTGAAGAATTAGCCGACGGTCGTAGCCCTCAGCAAGCAGTTCACCAAGGTTATGACAGTGCATTTAGCACCATTTTCGATGCCAACATCACTACACTGATTGCAGCCGTTATCTTATTTGCGGTTGGTACAGGTCCAATTGCGGGCTTTGCTGTAACACTTGCGATCGGTATCATCACGTCGATGTTTACGGCCATTGTCGGTACGCGTGCTGTGATCAATTTAGTGATCGGTGGTAAGCGCATTAATAAGCTTTCAATCTAG
- the secF gene encoding protein translocase subunit SecF, with protein MQLLKLNDTIRFMSARKLTMAISALLILASIASMAIRGLNFGLDFTGGTAVEVGFSQPADLAKIRSVLAENGFADASVQLFGSSQDVLVRLAPRGSEVKAETIGNQLIAALKQADSSVEMRRIEFVGPSVGEDLKEQGGLAMLTALICILMYVAFRFEYRFAIGAVAALFHDVIITMGLFSLLDLEFDLTILAAILAVIGYSLNDTIVVSDRIRENFRKVRIDDTIEIINISLTQTLNRTLVTSITTILVLIALFVWGGQTIHGFATALLFGVFIGTYSSVYVASSVAVAMGVSKEDLIPVEVEKEGADLDAMP; from the coding sequence ATGCAGTTATTAAAATTAAATGACACCATCCGCTTTATGTCAGCACGCAAGCTTACCATGGCGATTTCTGCGTTATTGATTCTGGCATCAATTGCGTCTATGGCAATTCGTGGATTGAACTTTGGCTTAGACTTTACCGGTGGTACAGCGGTTGAGGTTGGCTTTTCACAGCCAGCTGATTTGGCAAAAATCCGTTCTGTCTTAGCTGAAAATGGCTTTGCGGATGCATCAGTACAATTATTTGGTTCAAGCCAAGATGTATTGGTTCGCTTAGCACCACGAGGCAGTGAAGTAAAAGCGGAAACGATTGGTAACCAATTGATCGCCGCACTTAAGCAAGCTGATAGCAGCGTAGAGATGCGTCGTATTGAGTTTGTTGGTCCAAGTGTGGGTGAAGACTTAAAAGAGCAGGGCGGCTTAGCCATGCTAACCGCGCTTATCTGTATCTTGATGTACGTTGCATTTCGATTTGAATATCGTTTTGCCATCGGTGCGGTAGCGGCACTTTTCCACGATGTGATCATCACGATGGGTCTTTTCTCATTATTAGACCTAGAGTTTGATCTGACTATCCTTGCAGCTATCTTAGCGGTTATCGGTTACTCACTGAATGACACCATTGTTGTATCTGACCGTATTCGTGAGAACTTCCGTAAAGTGCGTATTGATGACACTATTGAGATCATCAATATCTCACTCACGCAAACACTAAATCGTACCTTAGTTACTTCAATCACGACTATTTTAGTTTTGATTGCACTATTCGTATGGGGCGGCCAAACCATTCATGGTTTCGCAACTGCACTACTATTTGGTGTATTCATTGGTACTTACTCTTCTGTATATGTTGCAAGCTCGGTTGCGGTTGCGATGGGTGTAAGCAAAGAAGATTTAATACCAGTAGAAGTTGAAAAAGAAGGTGCGGACTTAGACGCCATGCCTTAA
- a CDS encoding YfhL family 4Fe-4S dicluster ferredoxin — protein sequence MALLINSKCINCDMCDPECPNEAIYMGEKIYEIDPNKCTECVGHYDTPTCVSVCPIDCIKPDPNHKEDLDALAEKFLRLTGQDK from the coding sequence ATGGCGCTGTTGATCAATTCAAAGTGCATCAACTGTGATATGTGCGATCCTGAATGTCCGAATGAGGCCATTTATATGGGTGAGAAAATTTATGAGATTGATCCAAATAAATGCACTGAGTGTGTCGGCCATTACGACACGCCCACGTGCGTAAGTGTCTGTCCGATCGATTGCATAAAACCCGACCCCAATCACAAAGAAGATTTAGATGCCTTAGCCGAGAAGTTTTTGCGCCTTACTGGTCAAGATAAGTAA
- the yegQ gene encoding tRNA 5-hydroxyuridine modification protein YegQ, translated as MFVPELLSPAGSLKNMRYAFAYGADAVYAGQPRYSLRVRNNEFDLANLELGINEAHALNKKLYVVSNIAPHNKKVQTYLKDIEPVIAMKPDALIMSDPGLIMLVRDKWPDMPIHLSVQANAVNYASVQFWAKQGIERVILSRELSLEEIAEIRELCPQTELEVFVHGALCMAYSGRCLLSGYINKRDPNQGTCTNACRWEYDVKPGKETETGDVVHKIDPQSVIPTLGEGAPTNEVFMLEEQGRPGEYMPAFEDEHGTYIMNSKDLRAVQYVDQLTKMGVHSLKIEGRTKSFYYVARTAQVYRKAIDDAVAGKPFDPNLMRTLENLAHRGYTEGFLKRHAHQDYQNYEYGHSVSDKQQFVGEVLGRLDNGLVEIDVKNKFCTGHSLELMTPQGNISFNLEHMENKKGEKIDDAKGSGHIVKIPLPENIDLDHAILMRNLNDQEDTRNPFKKA; from the coding sequence ATGTTTGTTCCAGAGCTTTTATCCCCTGCAGGTAGTTTAAAAAATATGCGTTATGCATTCGCATATGGTGCCGATGCCGTGTATGCAGGCCAACCACGTTACAGCTTGCGCGTGCGTAACAATGAATTTGATTTAGCTAATTTAGAATTGGGGATTAACGAAGCCCATGCACTCAATAAAAAGCTCTATGTGGTTTCAAACATCGCGCCACACAATAAAAAAGTACAAACCTACTTAAAAGACATTGAGCCTGTGATTGCCATGAAGCCCGATGCACTCATCATGTCTGATCCGGGTTTAATCATGCTAGTGCGTGATAAATGGCCTGATATGCCAATTCACCTTTCAGTCCAAGCTAACGCAGTTAACTATGCGTCAGTTCAGTTTTGGGCGAAACAAGGGATTGAGCGCGTAATTTTATCCCGTGAATTATCACTTGAAGAGATCGCTGAAATTCGTGAACTTTGCCCACAAACCGAGTTAGAAGTGTTTGTTCACGGCGCATTATGCATGGCCTACTCTGGTCGCTGCTTATTGTCAGGTTACATCAATAAACGCGATCCTAACCAAGGTACGTGTACCAATGCATGCCGTTGGGAATATGACGTTAAGCCAGGTAAAGAAACTGAGACCGGCGATGTAGTGCATAAAATTGACCCACAATCTGTGATCCCAACACTGGGCGAAGGTGCACCGACCAATGAAGTCTTCATGTTAGAAGAACAAGGTCGTCCCGGTGAATACATGCCAGCATTTGAAGACGAGCATGGTACATACATCATGAACTCAAAAGACTTACGTGCGGTGCAGTATGTCGACCAACTGACAAAAATGGGCGTGCACAGCTTGAAGATCGAAGGTCGTACTAAGTCTTTCTACTATGTAGCACGTACAGCGCAAGTTTACCGCAAGGCAATTGATGACGCGGTAGCAGGTAAACCTTTTGATCCAAACCTGATGCGCACTCTTGAGAACCTAGCACACCGCGGTTATACCGAAGGTTTCTTAAAGCGCCACGCGCACCAAGATTACCAAAACTATGAATACGGCCATTCAGTTTCTGACAAACAACAATTTGTAGGTGAAGTATTAGGCCGCCTAGACAATGGCTTGGTTGAGATTGATGTTAAGAATAAATTCTGTACGGGCCACAGTCTTGAGCTGATGACACCGCAAGGCAACATCAGCTTCAACCTTGAACACATGGAAAACAAAAAAGGCGAGAAAATTGACGATGCAAAAGGCTCTGGTCACATTGTAAAAATTCCACTGCCTGAAAACATCGATTTAGATCACGCGATTTTGATGCGTAACCTGAACGATCAAGAAGATACGCGTAACCCATTTAAAAAGGCCTAA
- the ndk gene encoding nucleoside-diphosphate kinase translates to MALERTFSIIKPDAVAKNHIGAIYNRFESAGLKIVASKMVHLSQEKAEGFYAEHKERPFFGALVSFMTSGPVMVQVLEGENAVLKNREIMGATNPAEALAGTLRADYADSIDENAVHGSDAPESAAREIAYFFAEEEICPRTR, encoded by the coding sequence ATGGCTTTAGAGCGTACTTTTTCAATCATCAAGCCTGATGCGGTAGCTAAAAACCACATCGGTGCAATCTACAACCGTTTCGAATCTGCTGGTCTTAAGATCGTTGCTTCTAAAATGGTTCACCTTTCTCAAGAGAAAGCGGAAGGTTTCTACGCAGAGCACAAAGAGCGTCCTTTCTTTGGTGCACTAGTTTCTTTCATGACTTCTGGTCCAGTAATGGTTCAAGTTCTTGAAGGTGAAAACGCAGTTCTTAAGAACCGTGAAATCATGGGTGCTACTAACCCTGCAGAAGCACTAGCTGGTACTTTACGTGCTGACTACGCTGACAGCATCGACGAGAACGCGGTACACGGTTCTGACGCTCCTGAGTCAGCTGCTCGCGAAATCGCTTACTTCTTCGCTGAAGAAGAAATCTGTCCTCGTACTCGCTAA
- a CDS encoding bifunctional tRNA (adenosine(37)-C2)-methyltransferase TrmG/ribosomal RNA large subunit methyltransferase RlmN — translation MATTEKKINLLDLNREGMRELFASFGEKPFRADQVMKWIYHFGIDNFDDMSNINKKLRAKLQAQCEIKAPEISVKQVASDGTIKYAMILEGGQEVETVWIPEKDRATLCVSSQVGCALECTFCSTAQQGFNRNLKVSEIIGQVWRVATDIGLHNGDSTKRPITNVVMMGMGEPLLNINNVVPAMELMMDDWAFGLSKRRVTLSTSGVVPALDILKEKIDVALAISLHAPTNDLRDVLVPINKKYPIEEFLAACRRYIDGSKANKDITIEYVMLQGVNDSTDQAHELVKVLKGTPSKINLIPFNPFPGNEYGRSSNSRIDRFSKVLQAAGLTCIVRRTRGDDIDAACGQLVGDVVDRTKRIMKKQQREDNAIAVNVSN, via the coding sequence ATGGCCACTACAGAGAAAAAAATTAATTTACTTGATTTGAATCGCGAGGGGATGCGTGAATTGTTTGCATCATTTGGTGAAAAGCCATTCCGCGCAGATCAGGTAATGAAGTGGATTTATCACTTCGGCATCGATAACTTCGACGATATGAGCAACATCAATAAAAAGCTACGTGCGAAGTTACAAGCGCAATGCGAAATTAAAGCGCCTGAGATTTCAGTTAAGCAAGTAGCCAGTGATGGCACTATTAAATATGCAATGATCTTAGAGGGCGGCCAAGAGGTTGAAACTGTTTGGATCCCAGAAAAAGACCGCGCAACTCTATGTGTCTCCTCACAGGTAGGATGTGCGCTTGAGTGTACATTCTGCTCAACGGCGCAGCAGGGCTTCAACCGTAACTTAAAAGTATCTGAGATCATCGGTCAGGTATGGCGTGTTGCGACAGATATTGGCCTACATAATGGTGACAGCACTAAGCGTCCAATTACTAACGTGGTTATGATGGGTATGGGTGAGCCATTACTGAATATCAACAACGTGGTTCCTGCGATGGAACTGATGATGGACGACTGGGCGTTTGGCTTGTCTAAGCGTCGTGTAACACTCAGTACTTCAGGCGTTGTGCCTGCGCTTGATATTCTTAAAGAGAAAATTGATGTGGCACTGGCGATTTCTCTTCACGCGCCAACTAATGATTTACGTGATGTGCTAGTACCTATCAATAAAAAGTACCCAATTGAAGAGTTCTTAGCGGCATGTCGTCGTTACATTGATGGCTCTAAAGCGAATAAAGACATCACCATCGAATACGTTATGCTGCAAGGTGTAAACGACAGTACAGATCAAGCGCATGAACTGGTTAAAGTACTAAAAGGCACACCGTCTAAGATTAACCTGATCCCATTCAACCCATTCCCGGGTAATGAATATGGTCGTTCAAGCAATAGCCGTATCGATCGCTTCTCAAAGGTATTACAGGCAGCGGGTTTAACTTGTATTGTTCGCCGTACGCGTGGTGATGACATCGATGCAGCCTGTGGACAGCTAGTCGGTGACGTGGTTGACCGCACTAAGCGTATTATGAAAAAACAGCAGCGCGAAGATAACGCCATTGCTGTGAATGTGAGTAATTAA
- the pilW gene encoding type IV pilus biogenesis/stability protein PilW — translation MRSYWVIPFALIGLSGCVTETHSVTKNSPVVNSEVNNLEAARTRISLALEYLKAGNNTQAKFNLERAAKFAPKLPEVHYTLAYYFEQVKEFQQAKASYKTALKLVPNDPNTLNNYGTFLCRIGEYDEARAQLLKAIDTRGYLRVSQSYENLALCAVKQDKFELALDYLNSAVQHDGQSKSALISLAGLYYAKSDLHQALRVLERYTDNGFISSRSLFLEYLLHQEMGHLEQSQKIATTLVQTYPQSYQAQAIITENYNNSEFDVLREQYRKAKVAEITAQSPTVYNAQPKIKITRKKAPKRESKDNREVEQPVIATNSSNVTVSDAVSLRTSLPASSEVEEQSQLKQPAITTGVTETQEKIQEMTLVTETPNNQVRVVSFGEKKPVQQAQGQVQFYQPDPSQVRFREIAENNDPVRTTKSSSASAPLLNPEVNLPNVPVHTVGLGENLFSLSVKYDVKMASLLKWNKLKESDRLQIGQQVYLNNPQVTHIIQDGDSLYNIATNYQLQIGDLMRWNKLTPDVELAAGHSLLIVDPSNYTL, via the coding sequence ATGCGTTCTTATTGGGTAATTCCATTTGCGTTAATTGGCTTAAGTGGCTGTGTAACTGAAACACACAGTGTCACAAAAAATAGCCCCGTGGTGAATTCAGAAGTGAATAACCTAGAAGCAGCAAGAACGCGTATTAGCTTGGCATTAGAATATCTAAAAGCGGGTAATAATACCCAAGCTAAGTTTAATCTTGAGCGGGCAGCCAAATTTGCTCCTAAACTACCTGAAGTACACTACACACTTGCTTATTACTTCGAGCAAGTAAAAGAATTCCAACAGGCCAAAGCGTCTTATAAAACTGCACTTAAGTTAGTACCTAACGATCCAAATACTTTGAACAACTATGGTACGTTCTTATGTCGAATAGGCGAGTATGATGAGGCGAGGGCGCAATTACTAAAAGCGATAGATACTCGGGGCTATTTACGTGTTTCACAAAGTTATGAAAATTTGGCTTTATGCGCAGTGAAGCAAGATAAGTTTGAGTTAGCTCTGGATTATTTGAATAGTGCAGTACAGCATGATGGTCAGAGCAAAAGTGCTTTAATTTCTCTTGCAGGTTTATACTATGCCAAAAGTGATTTGCATCAGGCACTACGGGTGTTAGAACGTTATACTGATAATGGCTTCATTTCATCGCGTAGTTTGTTTTTAGAGTATCTGTTACATCAAGAAATGGGGCACCTAGAACAATCACAAAAAATCGCCACGACATTAGTGCAGACTTATCCGCAATCTTACCAAGCGCAAGCAATCATTACAGAGAACTATAACAACAGCGAGTTTGATGTATTGCGAGAGCAATACAGAAAAGCAAAAGTAGCAGAAATAACCGCGCAGTCACCGACGGTTTATAATGCTCAGCCAAAAATAAAAATCACCCGTAAAAAAGCGCCTAAACGAGAAAGTAAAGATAATCGTGAAGTTGAACAGCCTGTTATCGCTACAAACTCAAGTAATGTCACTGTAAGTGACGCTGTGTCATTACGTACTAGCTTGCCAGCAAGTTCGGAGGTTGAGGAGCAATCTCAGTTAAAACAGCCTGCAATCACGACAGGCGTAACAGAAACGCAAGAGAAAATCCAAGAGATGACTCTGGTTACTGAAACACCAAATAATCAAGTGAGAGTCGTGTCGTTTGGTGAAAAAAAGCCAGTGCAACAAGCTCAGGGTCAAGTGCAGTTCTATCAACCAGATCCAAGTCAGGTTAGGTTCAGAGAAATAGCTGAGAATAATGACCCAGTTCGTACAACTAAATCTTCATCAGCGAGTGCACCTTTGCTTAATCCTGAGGTGAATTTACCAAATGTGCCAGTGCATACCGTTGGGTTAGGTGAAAACTTATTTAGCCTTTCGGTTAAATATGATGTCAAAATGGCGAGTCTATTAAAATGGAACAAACTGAAAGAGTCGGACCGTTTGCAAATTGGCCAGCAGGTTTATTTAAATAATCCGCAAGTGACCCATATCATCCAAGATGGAGATAGTCTGTATAATATCGCAACTAACTACCAATTGCAGATTGGTGATTTAATGCGATGGAACAAATTAACACCAGACGTAGAACTTGCGGCTGGACATAGTTTACTGATTGTAGATCCGAGTAATTATACTTTATGA